A genomic segment from Amia ocellicauda isolate fAmiCal2 chromosome 13, fAmiCal2.hap1, whole genome shotgun sequence encodes:
- the kdr gene encoding vascular endothelial growth factor receptor 2 isoform X2 yields MTRAWVFICCMGVVFGANVVTGIVLRYMPDPPKLSITDQVHKINASETLEITCRGQQQLGWTWPRNQSGPEQTLTVTDCSGSGLFCKTLILTKATANNTGEYRCSYKDLKAEDGKTSASVYVFVQDYRAPFVSSSSNFEIVFIPESIPVVIPCLGSIEHLNVTLYANYPKKEFNPDGKTIYWDSRRGFIIPSQYISYAGVVFCQTVIENDTYQSSMFIVAVVGYRIHKLSLTPQHEVKLAVGERFSLNCTATTEHNVGIDFQWKYPAWKENRTEIKPHKNKFVDYLELSSTLIIENVKLNDNGEYICTASSGRMEKTGSVILTVYEKPFIAIDERSDSVVEAEVGDRLARLSVKFHAYPQPEVKWYKNGLPISRDEPRYRSKGGNTLNIHDVSERDAANYTVVLRNPMTREEQRHTFQLLVNVPPQIYEKEVARDSDIYIYGSSPELRCTARGIPSPVDIQWQWMLVEDCPGYYHREDYQSPFQFHECQKWRNITDNTGKNPIDRIVTQPDTDVVTKTVSTLKIRTAHVPAMYRCLASNKVGQDERLIFFHVTRGLELNVLPTAEPIERDNVVLQCKADRLIYGNLKWFRLGKSPLNTGTTVQPCKHFNLAEESLCQATLSEPRGTNVTLELSLHNMSHKDQGPYVCQVENIKTKEKTCLFKQLSLKALQVPRILKNLTGQIIQISETIELACNVSGTPTPNVTWIKNNKTLMEDSGIVFTQQNRTLTIQRVKKEDSGIYTCLACNDQGCDSTHASLSVEGAVEKTNVELIVPIGSVVVAMFFWLLLVFVIRTRKRPSGGELKTGYLSIIVDSDELPMDEKCERLTYDASKWEFPRDRLKLGQPLGRGAFGQVVEAAAFGIEKAATCTTVAVKMLKEGATSSEYRALLSELKILIHIGHHLNVVNLLGACTKPGGPLMVIVEYCKYGNLSSYLKSKRGEYSPYKRKALKSKKTRSQILTGLGYENQHIIDATSRESPVSSGFVEDRSLNDLDEDEATENPDQTLLTMEDLISYSFQVAKGMEFLSSRKCIHRDLAARNILLSENNVVKICDFGLARDVYKDPDYVRKGDARLPLKWMAPETIFDRVYTTQSDVWSFGVLLWEIFSLGASPYPGVGIDEFFCRRLKEGTRMRAPDYATPEIYQTMLDCWLDKPKERPTFTELVAHLGNLLQESAEQDGKDYIPLTSVHLEEDSGLSLPTSPVSCTAEDEYSDPKFHYDNAPGFRFAQQSSRTSRPVSVKTFEDVPIEHSVVTDNQTDSGMILSSEEFKNLDTQPTQTPPFSPMAHRKSKESVASESSNQTSGYQSGYHSDDTDTPLYANEEMELLQKQEVPQTCCKMSAQYSPIVRYSAPPV; encoded by the exons ATGACCAGGGCATGGGTTTTTATTTGCTGCATGGGGGTTGTTTTTGGAGCAAATGTTGTGACAG gtaTAGTCTTGAGGTATATGCCTGATCCACCAAAACTTAGTATTACAGATCAggtacacaaaataaatgcttcagagacattggaaataacatgcag GGGACAGCAACAATTAGGATGGACATGGCCTCGCAACCAGAGCGGGCCAGAACAGACCCTGACAGTGACTGACTGCAGTGGCTCTGGTCTTTTTTGTAAGACCCTCATCCTTACAAAGGCAACAGCCAACAACACTGGAGAATACAGGTGTTCCTATAAGGATCTGAAAGCCGAAGATGGAAAAACATCAGCCAGCGTCTATGTCTTTGTCCAAG ACTACAGAGCACCATTTGTCAGCTCTTCCTCTAATTTTGAAATTGTGTTCATACCGGAGAGTATTCCTGTGGTTATTCCCTGCTTAGGATCAATAGAGCATCTCAATGTCACACTGTATGCG AACTATCCCAAAAAAGAGTTTAATCCTGATGGGAAGACCATTTACTGGGACAGCCGGAGAGGGTTCATTATCCCCAGCCAGTATATCAGTTATGCAGGAGTTGTTTTTTGCCAAACAGTTATAGAAAATGATACATACCAGTCTTCTATGTTCATAGTTGCAGTTGTAG GATACAGAATTCATAAGCTCTCTCTGACCCCTCAACATGAAGTGAAACTGGCAGTGGGAGAAAGGTTTTCACTAAACTGCACTGCTACCACAGAGCATAACGTGGGGATTGATTTTCAGTGGAAGTACCCGGCTTGGAAA GAAAACCGGACAGAGATAAAGCCCCATAAGAATAAATTTGTCGATTACCTAGAACTTTCAAGCACCTtgattattgaaaatgtaaaactaaATGATAATGGCGAGTATATATGCACAGCATCCAGTGGACGAATGGAAAAGACTGGCAGTGTGATTCTAACTGTCTATG AAAAACCATTCATTGCCATCGATGAAAGATCTGATTCTGTGGTTGAGGCGGAGGTAGGAGATCGACTTGCCAGGCTTTCTGTTAAATTCCACGCATATCCTCAACCAGAAGTGAAATG GTATAAGAATGGACTGCCAATTTCCAGGGATGAACCTCGATACAGGAGTAAAGGTGGTAACACCCTGAATATCCATGATGTATCTGAGAGGGATGCGGCCAATTACACTGTTGTGCTGAGAAATCCAATGACAAGAGAGGAGCAACGACATACGTTCCAGCTGCTTGTTAATG TTCCCCCACAGATTTATGAGAAGGAGGTGGCTCGCGATAGTGATATCTACATATATGGTAGCAGCCCAGAACTGCGGTGCACAGCTCGCGGGATCCCATCTCCAGTCGacattcagtggcagtggatgcTAGTGGAGGACTGTCCTGGCTACTACCA CCGAGAAGATTATCAGTCACCTTTCCAGTTTCATGAATGtcagaagtggagaaacatcACAGACAACACAGGCAAGAATCCCATTGACAGGATTGTGACCCAGCCTGACACTGATGTAGTGACCAAG ACTGTGAGCACACTTAAGATTCGGACAGCACATGTTCCTGCTATGTACAGATGTTTGGCATCTAATAAAGTTGGTCAAGATGAGAGACTGATCTTCTTTCATGTCACAC gagGTCTGGAACTCAATGTGCTGCCTACTGCTGAGCCCATAGAAAGGGACAATGTAGTTCTACAATGCAAGGCAGACAGACTAATCTATGGAAACCTAAAGTGGTTCAGGCTGGGAAAGAGCCCCCTTAACACAGGAACCACTGTGCAACCTTGCAAACACTTCAACTTGGCCGAGGAGTCCCTGTGCCAGGCCACTCTCTCTGAGCCGAGAGGCACAAACGTCACTCTGGAGTTGAGCTTGCACAACATGTCCCACAAAGATCAGGGACCATACGTGTGCCAGGTGGAGAACATCAAAACGAAGGAGAAGACCTGCCTCTTTAAGCAGCTCTCTCTGAAAG CTCTTCAGGTACCcagaatattaaaaaacctcACTGGCCAAATTATCCAAATCAGTGAAACTATCGAACTAGCCTGCAACGTGAGTGGAACCCCCACCCCTAATGTGACCTGGATCAAAAACAACAAGACGCTAATGGAGGACTCTG GTATTGTTTTCACACAGCAGAACAGGACTCTGACCATCCAGCGTGTGAAGAAGGAAGACAGTGGCATCTACACCTGTCTGGCCTGCAATGACCAGGGCTGTGACTCTACACATGCCTCTCTCTCAGTGGAAG GGGCAGTTGAGAAGACCAATGTGGAGCTCATTGTCCCTATTGGCTCCGTGGTGGTTGCTATGTTCTTCTGGTTACTTCTCGTCTTCGTCATCCGAACCAGAAAGAGG CCGAGTGGAGGGGAACTAAAGACAGGCTACCTTTCAATCATTGTTGATTCCGACGAACTGCCCATGGATGAGAAGTGTGAGCGGCTGACTTACGATGCCAGCAAGTGGGAATTCCCTCGAGACAGGCTTAAACTAG GGCAGCCCCTGGGCCGTGGAGCCTTTGGCCAAGTAGTGGAGGCTGCTGCCTTCGGTATTGAAAAAGCAGCCACTTGCACAACAGTCGCTGTGAAGATGCTCAAAG AGGGAGCAACGTCCAGCGAATACAGGGCGTTGCTGTCAGAGCTGAAGATTCTCATTCATATTGGACATCACCTCAATGTGGTGAACTTGCTGGGGGCTTGCACCAAACCTGGAG GTCCTTTGATGGTTATTGTGGAATACTGCAAGTATGGGAACCTCTCCAGCTACTTAAAAAGCAAAAGAGGGGAGTACAGCCCTTACAAG AGAAAGGCCTTGAAATCAAAGAAGACCAGAAGCCAGATCTTGACTGGGCTGGGATATGAGAACCAGCACATTATCGATGCCACCAGCAGGGAGAGCCCTGTCAGTTCTGGCTTTGTTGAAGACAGATCTCTAAATGACCTGGATGAGGATGAAG CAACAGAAAACCCTGACCAGACCCTACTAACAATGGAGGACCTTATAAGTTACAGTTTCCAGGTAGCTAAGGGAATGGAGTTCTTGTCTTCTCGCAAG TGTATCCACAGGGACCTCGCTGCTCGCAATATCCTTTTGTCAGAAAACAATGTGGTCAAAATCTGTGATTTTGGACTGGCACGGGATGTCTACAAAGACCCTGACTACGTTCGGAAAGGAGAT GCTCGGCTCCCTCTGAAGTGGATGGCCCCAGAAACCATTTTTGACCGTGTTTACACAACACAAAGTGATGTCTGGTCGTTCGGAGTTCTGCTCTGGGAAATCTTCTCATTAG GAGCATCCCCTTACCCCGGAGTGGGCATTGATGAGTTTTTCTGTAGAAGATTAAAGGAAGGGACAAGAATGAGGGCACCTGATTACGCCACCCCTGAAAT ATATCAAACCATGCTGGACTGCTGGCTTGACAAACCCAAGGAAAGACCCACGTTCACAGAATTAGTAGCACATTTAGGAAACTTGCTTCAAGAAAGTGCCGAACAG GACGGAAAAGACTATATCCCTCTCACGTCAGTCCACTTAGAGGAGGATTCCGGTCTCTCGCTGCCCACGTCACCTGTTTCCTGTACAGCGGAGGACGAGTACAGCGATCCCAAATTCCACTATGACAATGCTCCCGGGTTCAG GTTTGCACAGCAGAGTAGCAGGACAAGTCGGCCAGTGAGTGTGAAAACGTTTGAGGACGTGCCCATCGAACACAGTGTTGTAACT GACAATCAGACAGACAGTGGAATGATCCTTTCATCAGAGGAATTTAAAAATTTGGATACTCAGCCTACTCAAACACCGCCTTTTAG TCCCATGGCTCACCGCAAAAGCAAGGAGTCCGTGGCTTCTGAATCATCCAACCAGACCAGTGGCTATCAATCAGGATATCACTCTGATGACACCGACACCCCCCTGTACGCCAATGAGGAAATGGAGCTGTTGCAAAAGCAGGAAGTTCCTCAGACCTGCTGTAAGATGTCGGCACAGTACAGCCCTATCGTGCGCTACAGTGCGCCACCTGTGTAG
- the kdr gene encoding vascular endothelial growth factor receptor 2 isoform X1, whose protein sequence is MTRAWVFICCMGVVFGANVVTGIVLRYMPDPPKLSITDQVHKINASETLEITCRGQQQLGWTWPRNQSGPEQTLTVTDCSGSGLFCKTLILTKATANNTGEYRCSYKDLKAEDGKTSASVYVFVQDYRAPFVSSSSNFEIVFIPESIPVVIPCLGSIEHLNVTLYANYPKKEFNPDGKTIYWDSRRGFIIPSQYISYAGVVFCQTVIENDTYQSSMFIVAVVGYRIHKLSLTPQHEVKLAVGERFSLNCTATTEHNVGIDFQWKYPAWKENRTEIKPHKNKFVDYLELSSTLIIENVKLNDNGEYICTASSGRMEKTGSVILTVYEKPFIAIDERSDSVVEAEVGDRLARLSVKFHAYPQPEVKWYKNGLPISRDEPRYRSKGGNTLNIHDVSERDAANYTVVLRNPMTREEQRHTFQLLVNVPPQIYEKEVARDSDIYIYGSSPELRCTARGIPSPVDIQWQWMLVEDCPGYYHREDYQSPFQFHECQKWRNITDNTGKNPIDRIVTQPDTDVVTKTVSTLKIRTAHVPAMYRCLASNKVGQDERLIFFHVTRGLELNVLPTAEPIERDNVVLQCKADRLIYGNLKWFRLGKSPLNTGTTVQPCKHFNLAEESLCQATLSEPRGTNVTLELSLHNMSHKDQGPYVCQVENIKTKEKTCLFKQLSLKALQVPRILKNLTGQIIQISETIELACNVSGTPTPNVTWIKNNKTLMEDSGIVFTQQNRTLTIQRVKKEDSGIYTCLACNDQGCDSTHASLSVEGAVEKTNVELIVPIGSVVVAMFFWLLLVFVIRTRKRPSGGELKTGYLSIIVDSDELPMDEKCERLTYDASKWEFPRDRLKLGQPLGRGAFGQVVEAAAFGIEKAATCTTVAVKMLKEGATSSEYRALLSELKILIHIGHHLNVVNLLGACTKPGGPLMVIVEYCKYGNLSSYLKSKRGEYSPYKRKALKSKKTRSQILTGLGYENQHIIDATSRESPVSSGFVEDRSLNDLDEDEATENPDQTLLTMEDLISYSFQVAKGMEFLSSRKCIHRDLAARNILLSENNVVKICDFGLARDVYKDPDYVRKGDARLPLKWMAPETIFDRVYTTQSDVWSFGVLLWEIFSLGASPYPGVGIDEFFCRRLKEGTRMRAPDYATPEIYQTMLDCWLDKPKERPTFTELVAHLGNLLQESAEQDGKDYIPLTSVHLEEDSGLSLPTSPVSCTAEDEYSDPKFHYDNAPGFSRFAQQSSRTSRPVSVKTFEDVPIEHSVVTDNQTDSGMILSSEEFKNLDTQPTQTPPFSPMAHRKSKESVASESSNQTSGYQSGYHSDDTDTPLYANEEMELLQKQEVPQTCCKMSAQYSPIVRYSAPPV, encoded by the exons ATGACCAGGGCATGGGTTTTTATTTGCTGCATGGGGGTTGTTTTTGGAGCAAATGTTGTGACAG gtaTAGTCTTGAGGTATATGCCTGATCCACCAAAACTTAGTATTACAGATCAggtacacaaaataaatgcttcagagacattggaaataacatgcag GGGACAGCAACAATTAGGATGGACATGGCCTCGCAACCAGAGCGGGCCAGAACAGACCCTGACAGTGACTGACTGCAGTGGCTCTGGTCTTTTTTGTAAGACCCTCATCCTTACAAAGGCAACAGCCAACAACACTGGAGAATACAGGTGTTCCTATAAGGATCTGAAAGCCGAAGATGGAAAAACATCAGCCAGCGTCTATGTCTTTGTCCAAG ACTACAGAGCACCATTTGTCAGCTCTTCCTCTAATTTTGAAATTGTGTTCATACCGGAGAGTATTCCTGTGGTTATTCCCTGCTTAGGATCAATAGAGCATCTCAATGTCACACTGTATGCG AACTATCCCAAAAAAGAGTTTAATCCTGATGGGAAGACCATTTACTGGGACAGCCGGAGAGGGTTCATTATCCCCAGCCAGTATATCAGTTATGCAGGAGTTGTTTTTTGCCAAACAGTTATAGAAAATGATACATACCAGTCTTCTATGTTCATAGTTGCAGTTGTAG GATACAGAATTCATAAGCTCTCTCTGACCCCTCAACATGAAGTGAAACTGGCAGTGGGAGAAAGGTTTTCACTAAACTGCACTGCTACCACAGAGCATAACGTGGGGATTGATTTTCAGTGGAAGTACCCGGCTTGGAAA GAAAACCGGACAGAGATAAAGCCCCATAAGAATAAATTTGTCGATTACCTAGAACTTTCAAGCACCTtgattattgaaaatgtaaaactaaATGATAATGGCGAGTATATATGCACAGCATCCAGTGGACGAATGGAAAAGACTGGCAGTGTGATTCTAACTGTCTATG AAAAACCATTCATTGCCATCGATGAAAGATCTGATTCTGTGGTTGAGGCGGAGGTAGGAGATCGACTTGCCAGGCTTTCTGTTAAATTCCACGCATATCCTCAACCAGAAGTGAAATG GTATAAGAATGGACTGCCAATTTCCAGGGATGAACCTCGATACAGGAGTAAAGGTGGTAACACCCTGAATATCCATGATGTATCTGAGAGGGATGCGGCCAATTACACTGTTGTGCTGAGAAATCCAATGACAAGAGAGGAGCAACGACATACGTTCCAGCTGCTTGTTAATG TTCCCCCACAGATTTATGAGAAGGAGGTGGCTCGCGATAGTGATATCTACATATATGGTAGCAGCCCAGAACTGCGGTGCACAGCTCGCGGGATCCCATCTCCAGTCGacattcagtggcagtggatgcTAGTGGAGGACTGTCCTGGCTACTACCA CCGAGAAGATTATCAGTCACCTTTCCAGTTTCATGAATGtcagaagtggagaaacatcACAGACAACACAGGCAAGAATCCCATTGACAGGATTGTGACCCAGCCTGACACTGATGTAGTGACCAAG ACTGTGAGCACACTTAAGATTCGGACAGCACATGTTCCTGCTATGTACAGATGTTTGGCATCTAATAAAGTTGGTCAAGATGAGAGACTGATCTTCTTTCATGTCACAC gagGTCTGGAACTCAATGTGCTGCCTACTGCTGAGCCCATAGAAAGGGACAATGTAGTTCTACAATGCAAGGCAGACAGACTAATCTATGGAAACCTAAAGTGGTTCAGGCTGGGAAAGAGCCCCCTTAACACAGGAACCACTGTGCAACCTTGCAAACACTTCAACTTGGCCGAGGAGTCCCTGTGCCAGGCCACTCTCTCTGAGCCGAGAGGCACAAACGTCACTCTGGAGTTGAGCTTGCACAACATGTCCCACAAAGATCAGGGACCATACGTGTGCCAGGTGGAGAACATCAAAACGAAGGAGAAGACCTGCCTCTTTAAGCAGCTCTCTCTGAAAG CTCTTCAGGTACCcagaatattaaaaaacctcACTGGCCAAATTATCCAAATCAGTGAAACTATCGAACTAGCCTGCAACGTGAGTGGAACCCCCACCCCTAATGTGACCTGGATCAAAAACAACAAGACGCTAATGGAGGACTCTG GTATTGTTTTCACACAGCAGAACAGGACTCTGACCATCCAGCGTGTGAAGAAGGAAGACAGTGGCATCTACACCTGTCTGGCCTGCAATGACCAGGGCTGTGACTCTACACATGCCTCTCTCTCAGTGGAAG GGGCAGTTGAGAAGACCAATGTGGAGCTCATTGTCCCTATTGGCTCCGTGGTGGTTGCTATGTTCTTCTGGTTACTTCTCGTCTTCGTCATCCGAACCAGAAAGAGG CCGAGTGGAGGGGAACTAAAGACAGGCTACCTTTCAATCATTGTTGATTCCGACGAACTGCCCATGGATGAGAAGTGTGAGCGGCTGACTTACGATGCCAGCAAGTGGGAATTCCCTCGAGACAGGCTTAAACTAG GGCAGCCCCTGGGCCGTGGAGCCTTTGGCCAAGTAGTGGAGGCTGCTGCCTTCGGTATTGAAAAAGCAGCCACTTGCACAACAGTCGCTGTGAAGATGCTCAAAG AGGGAGCAACGTCCAGCGAATACAGGGCGTTGCTGTCAGAGCTGAAGATTCTCATTCATATTGGACATCACCTCAATGTGGTGAACTTGCTGGGGGCTTGCACCAAACCTGGAG GTCCTTTGATGGTTATTGTGGAATACTGCAAGTATGGGAACCTCTCCAGCTACTTAAAAAGCAAAAGAGGGGAGTACAGCCCTTACAAG AGAAAGGCCTTGAAATCAAAGAAGACCAGAAGCCAGATCTTGACTGGGCTGGGATATGAGAACCAGCACATTATCGATGCCACCAGCAGGGAGAGCCCTGTCAGTTCTGGCTTTGTTGAAGACAGATCTCTAAATGACCTGGATGAGGATGAAG CAACAGAAAACCCTGACCAGACCCTACTAACAATGGAGGACCTTATAAGTTACAGTTTCCAGGTAGCTAAGGGAATGGAGTTCTTGTCTTCTCGCAAG TGTATCCACAGGGACCTCGCTGCTCGCAATATCCTTTTGTCAGAAAACAATGTGGTCAAAATCTGTGATTTTGGACTGGCACGGGATGTCTACAAAGACCCTGACTACGTTCGGAAAGGAGAT GCTCGGCTCCCTCTGAAGTGGATGGCCCCAGAAACCATTTTTGACCGTGTTTACACAACACAAAGTGATGTCTGGTCGTTCGGAGTTCTGCTCTGGGAAATCTTCTCATTAG GAGCATCCCCTTACCCCGGAGTGGGCATTGATGAGTTTTTCTGTAGAAGATTAAAGGAAGGGACAAGAATGAGGGCACCTGATTACGCCACCCCTGAAAT ATATCAAACCATGCTGGACTGCTGGCTTGACAAACCCAAGGAAAGACCCACGTTCACAGAATTAGTAGCACATTTAGGAAACTTGCTTCAAGAAAGTGCCGAACAG GACGGAAAAGACTATATCCCTCTCACGTCAGTCCACTTAGAGGAGGATTCCGGTCTCTCGCTGCCCACGTCACCTGTTTCCTGTACAGCGGAGGACGAGTACAGCGATCCCAAATTCCACTATGACAATGCTCCCGGGTTCAG CAGGTTTGCACAGCAGAGTAGCAGGACAAGTCGGCCAGTGAGTGTGAAAACGTTTGAGGACGTGCCCATCGAACACAGTGTTGTAACT GACAATCAGACAGACAGTGGAATGATCCTTTCATCAGAGGAATTTAAAAATTTGGATACTCAGCCTACTCAAACACCGCCTTTTAG TCCCATGGCTCACCGCAAAAGCAAGGAGTCCGTGGCTTCTGAATCATCCAACCAGACCAGTGGCTATCAATCAGGATATCACTCTGATGACACCGACACCCCCCTGTACGCCAATGAGGAAATGGAGCTGTTGCAAAAGCAGGAAGTTCCTCAGACCTGCTGTAAGATGTCGGCACAGTACAGCCCTATCGTGCGCTACAGTGCGCCACCTGTGTAG